AATTACTGAGTCAGCATCCAGGCATAGTCATAGTGAAAGTTAATGTTAAGGACTTACAGGAGTGACCTTCTGCAGATGAGATGCATGGGAGAAAAATGGGGAGTcctctggggagacaacataatgattctgcaaaagatattgatgtctgaggctctgaggtctcaggttcaactcccagcaccaccatcagccagagctgagcagggctgtggtctttctctctgtatctctctctctccctctctctcttcattaaaataaagtaatagttaaaaaagaaagaaagaaggaaagaaaagaaattgaaataaagaggaagaaagaaggaaagagggggggtcgggcggtggtgcagtgggttaagcgcatgtggcacaaagcgcaaggaccaccgtaaggataccggttcaagcccccggctccccacctgcaagggagtcgctccacaggcggtgaagcaggtctgcaggtgtctgtctttctctccccctctctgtcttcccctcctctctcctcttctctctgtcctatccaacaatgacaacatcaacaatgacaataataataaccacaacaaggctacaacaacaagggcaacaaaagggggaaaaatggcctccaggagcagtagattcatggtgcaggcaccgagccccagcaataaccctggagggaaaaataaaagaaagaaagaaggaaagagaaacaaagaaggagagaaaggaagaaagagaaagaaatgaaggaaggaaagaaagaaggggagaaagaaagcaagaaagacagaggaagggtCTGATCGACCACTGTTTATGGTCACAAAACCCCATTGGAAAATGGGCCTACTCCACATCTTGGTCACTGCTCACCCATATCAAGCCACCTGAGGTCACAGTGACATCTCCTCGCCTCCCAGTATACCTGTCTCAACACCCTGTAGTCAACAGCAGCATGACTGGACTTCTGAGCAGCACACAGCCTTGCTTCTAGAAGGCAGAGCAGCTCACATCTGTGAAGCATTTATGCGAACAACTTCATTTATTCACTCCATCGTCTTAGTACCCTGTTCAGATGGGCCTCAGCCAGAACTACCCTGGAAGGGCACCCCAGGAATTATAAACACTTGGCACCTGTGTTCCCTTGATGGCTCAGCTTCAGACTCCTGGCTATTTGGtcatggcttaaaaaaaaaaaaaaaaaaggacaagggtTTTGCACTATGAAGTAATTGTTTACAGGTTTATTTTAAGATACAGGCCAGAGAATCGCCCGATCATAAACAGGGTAgggtgggggttgaacccaggacctaaCACTTTCAAAGAAAGGCATAGATGCTGCCAGTTGACCCACCTCCCCGaccttatgtgattttttttttttaatgtgtaaaaATGAATGAGATTGAGTGTCAGGAGATGGTgtagctggttaagtacacacaggaccagagttcaaggtcccactctcccctgcagggggcacacttcacccacagtgaggcaggtctgcaggagtctctctttctccctctctatctccctttcccctctcaaattctctctgttctgtcaaataaaatagaaaaaaaaaggaactggaaaaaatggccacttggactggcggatttgtagtgtcagcgccaagccctggcaatagccctggtggcagtaaaaataaatgaataaaatacattttattgttTCTCTCATATTAGGGtgttattttgttgctgttgttttaggATCTTAATAGCTTTATAGGGCTATTCTTAGAAACTCTAGTAGAACTGCTATCAAAGTCCTTGACTTTTCATTGGTAAGGCAAGGTCCAAAATGGCCTTAATCTTCAACCACAGGCCTTCCATatctgttaaagaaaaaaagaaaagacatttataATATCTAATAATTATTAGCAATTACTTAAAGATAACAAGTTGCAAAACCAGGACTCAAAGATAAGTTTATGCATGTTAGTTTATACTCTgaggttattttattttgagtagctatttaatattgatttatgaaattgttagataacaggggtgtaattccacactatccccaccaccagaactctgtgtccccactctccattggaaactgctgtggttcccccaaagtcacagatatgggttgactattatttttataactatatatatacttgcccattttttctatgaccctgccttcctttctttcaattcACACCTATACCTTTTGCTACttcgaatgtccttccttttttttccctgatggagttggagttcagagccctctggtcactttCCCCCTATcaattcttcccctctgggagtctggaccaaaattcttcatggggagcagaaggtgggagttctggcttctgtcattgcttctctgctggacatggatgttggcaggtggatccacacccccagcctgtttctctctttccctcatggggttGGGCTATGGAGAGGGGAGAcaccagggcatattggtgaggtcgtctgctcagagaagtcataGATGGCAGATAGTAGTGtcagatggcatcatagtagcgtctgcaacttggtgggtgaaaggcagcaagatacaaagcaggacaaaacaataaaactgaACAATCAACAGGCACCATGAAGTAGGATTAggacagatgagaatagagatcttagggtcaagagaagctaggaagtctattttagatatgttccaagtgactcatgacttcagtaatttttgtctgagcctgacaactaacatgcaggtggactaaaaacattgtctgggaagatggtgtcagagctgagactaggactagaatgctggatcagggcagagagttgctcccaaacatgaggaaagtctgTAAATACCCTGAACTCTTCACCCCACTGACCCGACCCAGGGCCTTATTCTTCTTACAGATGTCAGTTTTGATCAGGACACTTGGTAACTGATTTTGTGATAGATGCCATTGGTTCCCTTTTGTGTTCTCGGACCCGGCTCTTCCCAATGATTaacaggataatttctggaaccatccgttccaccccggttccatggctgccagttcttagcaacatcgccccgccagatattcgtcgggatgcggcatcatctaagttcatttcccacgtttacgctcaaccggacctgccagtcTACGTGGATAttttcacccaccctgtccaaggcttgatgtctcgtcacccaatctggtcccctacgcctacactgaacttctctgttccagactcttggaaacagagttggcagtcagctgaggtcaagaacaaacacctcatcacagacccctgcgagcgtcaacccggctttgacctagcacattatgatcgggccctcctcaatcgctatcgaacaggccatggccggtgtgccgctatgttccatcgctggggagccagagacgacccgaattgcccctgtggctccagacagactatgacccacatagtcaacgactgccacctctccagattcaaaggaggtctcgaaacttgacatcaggctcaacctgacgctgttgactcgctacggaagaagggcaaacgctagaagaagaagcagcaattCAAGGCGTGGGCCAAATGGCTCATTCTGTTTGAGAAGAGCCAAGGGCGACAGATCTTCCCTGGTGGGTGTGAACCCTGCAGTCCCAGTGACGGGAACATGGACAGAGCACTTGTGGACCTGGGATTTTCGGGGGACTTCCAGTCATACTTCATCCGTCCCCAGAACGCAAAGCCAACTGCCGGTGTGAAAGGGAACTTCTGAGGCATTTCTTCTGCAGCAAGCCCTCGACCCCTCCTTGTCATCTCGCAGACATAAGCCTTTAATCCCTCTTcctaaaattgtttattttaaaatgtgagaaAGGCTAAGGATGTTACCAAGGAGCGGGGAGCCTTCCCTTGAAAGAATCCCATCCTTCAAACTCATCTTGTGCAAAGGGACGGGGACACCTCATGTGCCAAGCAGATGTGCCAAGCCTTGCCCACATGTGGGCCTGCCCCATCTTGCTGGCAGGTGTCCTGAGATGCTGATGCCACTGACCCCTCCACTGGGAAGTCAGACTTGACCCGCTGTGCGCCATCAACTTTAACCCCTTGGACCCAGCACTCATGGTAGGATAGCATAGCCCTTGACTCAGAACTCCCTAGCGCCCGGGACCCAGGGTTGGCTCTAGGAGCCTGGGCTGGTGGACATCTGGttcttaatttcctctttcaTATCCTGTGTGTCATTGCAACCCCTCTCGTTGACCTCTGTGAATTATGTGCCCTTCTGAGAAGGGTGGGAGACATGCTCCTTGGGAAGAAAAATGTAGCCGCCatgaacacacacaaagaaagctAAACAGTGAACACGATGAGGATGGTTTCTCTATAATCGTTCgcaaatgggggtggggatggaggggaGGAGCCACATTCCAATGCCTAGGAGTTCTCAAGGGCTTAAAAATGAGAAGTAGACATATTCAGTTCCACTCCTGACAGCCCCGGGAGTAAAGCCACCATGAaagtaacggggggggggggggggggagtcgggcgatagcgcagtgggttaagcgcaggtggctccaagcacaaggaccggcctaaggatcccagtttgatcccccggctccccacctacaggggaatcacaagcggtgaagcaggtctgcaggtgactgtctttctctccccctctctgtcttcccctcctctctccatttctctctgtcctatccaacaatgacgacatcaataacaacaataataactacaataataaaacaacaagggcaacaaaagggaataaataaataaataaaaatttaaaaaaagaaagtaacggGTGGTGGCATGGAGGCAGCAAAGAAATAACAGAGCTGTTCCTTCTGTAGAATCTTCTGACATAATCGCTTCAGTCTCACCAAAAATGTTTCCCAACACAGAGCCCAGATGTCTTgaagttcctttctttctttccttcctccctcccttcccctctccctcctttctttctttctttctttctttctttctttctttctttctttctttctttctttctttctttctttcaggacAATATTTTAGAACTTCCCCATTCCTCTCCATTTTAGGAACAGCTGCCTCTAACTGCTTCTGGCAACCCTGAGGAGGCAGGAAAGATGGTACTTGGTGCAAAGTACTAGGGAAGGGAGTCCTGTCCTGTctcccaggctcagagcctgcctGCCCTTTCCTTGTCTCTGGTTGTGGATTTCACAAGGCACAGTAAGGACAAGTACATCCCACACTTAACCCACTCAGCTTCTCTGCAGTGCACCCAGTAATACTAACTGCTTCTGCCTCTCATGATGCTCAAGAAGGAACTGATTggggcagacagtggcacaccgggttaagcacacatgctacagcgcacaagggcccaggttcaagcccctggtctgcactTGCAGggcggagcttcacaagtggtgaagtagaactgcaggttggtctgtctgtctatctatctatctatctatctatctatctatctatctcctgttcccctctcaatttccatctgtatccagtgataaataaaatataaaaagctttaaaaattataaaaagaaggaACTGGAAGTGTCTAATTTCAGAACTCACTTTACCTCTGTAAGATCcatctaccactgagctactctGACTTGGGCTCACAGTGCAGAGCAGATAATTAAATTAAGggttgaggccaggcagtggtgcacctgcttgagctcaTATATTGCCATgtgctcaggacccaggttcaagcccccgccccagtctccacctgcagtggggaagcttcacaagccacgaAGCAGTGCTGTTAAATGTCGCGCTTCCTCTCTAGCTttccttctcttaatttctctctgtctctatctgatgaaaaataaacaactagaaggaataaaactttaaaaaataaaactaagttcAAAGAACTCaatagtttaaaataataataagcagggagtcaggcggtagcgcagcaggttaagcgcacgtcgcgcgaagtgcaaggactggcataaggatcccagttcgagcccccaactccccacctgcaggggagtcgcttcacaggtggtgaagcaggtctgcaggtgtctgtcgttctctccccctctctgtcttccctttctctctccatttctctctgtcctatccaacaatgatgacaacaacaacaataaaacaagggcaataaaaggggataaataaataaaaatattaaataataataagcagaAACAATACAGGTCTTTTTCATAGTAAGTTAGGACAAGTAGCATAGGAACTGGCCTGGCTTCAGTATGTTCAGGTCTCATCATCTATACTTATTCCCTTTGTAATAGAATCAATTCATGGGTTTCAAGACCACTAAAGCCATCTGTATATAGCACATGTGGTCAGTACACAAAACTGCTCCCTTAGATTTCAGCTACTATTTCCAGGTGCCTACTTAACGTTTCTACTGGTAGAGTGTGTCACTCTGACCACATCAAAATTCCATCTTTCCCATCTCTATAGAGATGGTCAATCCACTGTCCTGGTTTGCTTTTCCAAAAGTCACAATTAGCCCACTAGGCAAGCCCCTTAGCTCTGCTTCCCAGTACATTCAtgcacctcctctccctctccctctccctctcccctcccttcctcctcctcctctccctcctcctcctctccctcctcctcctcctctccttctctctctctctctctctctctctcgctctctctctctctctctcctctctcattattATGTGACCTCATAACTCAGGCTTGTCCCCAGGACCAGATGGGACATTCACACAAGACACCCACCCTTCCTCTGAAAGAAAGGGCCTTCGGGCAAATGTGAGATGCAGATTTATTTTTACAGCCTGGGGATGAGAGGGACTTTATCTGCTTATAGATTATACATTCAGACATTTGAAAAATGTGGGTCTTGCAAAATCTGACTCAGTCATCACGTTGGCTACTGTGGACAGAGAATGACCGCCGGGACATTTATCAGTGTCCTCTGCAGCCACAGGAGCTCTTGGGAAGTCCTGTTCTTTGTTACGAAGACCGGGAGTCCTCAGCTTTTATTAGTGACTGGGCAGCATCAAAATCCATATATTAGTTGTGTGCTCTTGATGAGTTCCAAATGTCTCCCAAAGTCATGAGGTTGCAGAAGCCAGAAACACGAGGCTGAGCAGATGGGGAGGGGAGCTGGCATTCTAAGGCCATAGTGAATGGCCTCCTTGGGTCCCACAGAAAGAAGTGACTCACTTGCAAAAAACTCAGCCTCTCACACCACTGGACTGGCTGTCACTTGGGCATTTGGAAGGACAGGCCTGTCAGCCACTGGGTTAGGACAAAGGACTTCTCTCTATGGAGCAGAGCCTTCCTTATTATCCCAAGTAtcagatctctccctctctgtctccctttctttcattctttttatttatttatttataaaaaggaaactttgacaaaaccataggataagaggggtacaactctacacaattcccaccacaagaactccgtatcccctcccctcctcttatagcttccttattctttaaccctctggaagggtggacccagggtcattgtggggtctggcttctgtaattgcttctccgctgaacatgggtgttgacaggtggatccacactcccagcctgcctctctctttccctagtggggcagggctctggggaagcggagctccaggacacattggtggggttgtctatccagggaagtctggtcacatcctgctagaatctggaacctggtggctgaaaagagagttaacatacaaagccaaacaaaatgttgaacaatcatggacctaaaggctggaatagtgcagatgaagagttggggggtcctccattttgtatatagctagtaggcatattttagttatatttcaaaaggcctgtggctatactagtttttttttttcttcccctgagcctgaaatttgatatgcaggtggatcctagtgaTTGTCTGGGAAGAGAAAGTCATGGctggagaagaaacagaaagctggattagggaagagagtagctccctaatatgggaaagggatataaagattgttgactgtaaaccccatcaatttaatttggtctggggcccatattcagcttaggagcctcttctttctttctttctttctttctttctttctttctttctttctttctttctttctttctcccttccttccttccttccttccttccttccttcctgcctacagggttatcactggggctcagtgccagctctacgaattcactgctcctggtggccacttttttccattttatttgatagttcaagagacaaattgaggggagaggggcagataaagaaggagagggaatgaaagacacctgcagaccagcttcactgcttgtgaagtatccctccaCCCATGTTCCactggtgaggagccaggggctcgaacccggatccttacacaggtccttgtggcttgtactatgtgcgcttaactagatgtgccaccacctggccccatgtctctctttttatatacaatattttatcagtgatttaatagtgactcacaagactataagatactAGAGATAGAGTTCAcgccacccccaccaccaatgTTGGGTGCTCCCCACACGCCACTCGGCAGTGATAACCACCACTTCCAAGGTCTTAGAGATGGGCTGTTTGGGTAGTgcatgtgtttgtgtctgtgtgcacCTACACACAGAGATTTAAGGGAAACCGGATCTCATTTTAACAACAAAGAGCATCTCTTCTTCCTGTCACAGTTGTATCTGTGTCCCAAGAGAaatcagaaaatgaaaaaaaaaaaaaaaagaccaacatGAAAACATTCACCTGTGACATGGACCAGAGAGCCTAGACAAAGGCTGAGAGGTGGATCACTAAGAAAAGCAAAGACCATTTAACAGCtggtctggggaaaaaaaaattgagggtccATATAGAAATAAACCTACAGTGTAATCTGACCGCACCATGTACAAACATCAGTTCCAAATGGATTAGTGCTTACAtgtagaaagaaacaaaaatagacaagGTTTACAAGAAAACATCAATGTCTTTCAAATCTTGATTAAGCAAAACCTCCttgggtgttgggcagtagcgcagtgggttaagtgcaggagatgcaaagcgcaaggaccggcttaaggatcccggttcgagccccctgctctccaccttcaggggagtcgcttcacaggcagtgaagcaggtctgcaggtgtctatctttctctccccctctgtctttcccctcctctctccatttctctctgtcctatccagcaacaatgacatcaacaataacaataataaccacaacaaggctacaacaacaagggcaacaaaagggggaaaaaaatggcctccaggagcagtggattcatggtgcagacactgagccccagcgataaccctggaggcaaaaataaaaaaaaagagagaagaaaaacctcaaaaaaaaaaaaaaaggaatcaaccCATTTTGTCACCAAGAGAATGCACTGGGGACCAGGcattgatgcacctggttgagtgcagaaggacccggggttcaagcccctggtccctacctgcagggagaaagcttcacaagtggtgaagcagggctgcaggtgtctctctgtctctctccctctctatcttcctttctcagtttctctctgtctctagtcaataaaagagagagaaagagagaatacacCTGTACATTATGGTCAAAACCTACCACAGTGTGTCACAAACAGTGGAAGTAAATTAATGAAGTAGGAACTAGAAATCATCAGGAAAGAGGCtttggaatggaatggaatgccttagtgacagaaagaaaaggtCCCCATAGCCCTGCTTGTATATAGATGCCTTCCATTCTTTGTGGACTTGAACCACAGCGCATGTGGGTAAAGCTTTTATAAGTTTCTCCACccgccctccccaccccagtatGGGGTTATTGCTATTTAAAAGTGAACCAGGAGCCTGCCCCTCGGGTCTCAACGAGGCTGGGTGACACTCCAGAATGGGAGACAAGCCAATTTGGGAGCAGATTGGATCCAGCTTCATTCAACATTACTACCAGTTATTTGATAATGACAGGACCCAACTAGGTGCAATTTATATTGACGCATCATGCCTTACATGGGAAGGACAACAATTCCAGGGAAAAGCTGCCATTGTGGAAAAGTTGTCGAGCCTTCCGTTCCAGAAAATCCAACATAGCATCACTGCGCAGGATCATCAACCCACGCCAGATAGCTGCATCATCAGCATGGTTGTTGGCCAGCTGAAGGCTGATGAAGATCCCATCATGGGGTTCCACCAGATGTTCCTGTTAAAGAACATCAACGATGCTTGGGTTTGCACCAATGATATGTTCAGGCTTGCCCTGCACAACTTCGGCACTCATGCTGTTTCCTCCTCCCTCCAGTTCCTGATAATATTCACACTCCTCCAGATGGTCCAAATATCATACACAAATAAGCAGAGCTTAAATGGTGGGAGTGGGCGCAGTGCGCTGCTGCTACTGAGGTGTTGTGCATGATGTTTGGATGCTAGACTAGTTGCATCTCACAGGAGAAGTTTGTGTTGTACCAGCGCATGCCTTGGAAAGAATTAAGTAatgcaaaaggttttttttttttttttttttttttttttttttatctactgaCAAGTTGCTCTAGTAACCCAAAGAAGTGAAGGAGAAAGCAGCTGCCTCACCGCCCAGATATTGATTTGTTCAGATGTTTCAATGCCTCATGATACAATAAAACCACAAAAAttttcttaacaaaaaaaaaaaaaaagtgaaccaacagataatctattttatttaagttttaaaaCACCCAAGGCGGATATACAAAAACAGCATAAAATACaccattttttggggggtgtagtAATAGTTTTTATGATTACTCACATCTTGTGACTCAAAAGTTTAAGAAGAAATCTCTTAGAATTGATGTGCTCGCTCTCAGGTTGGGAACAAAGTCATGAGGGCATTTTTAATCATTTCAGAACTCAACAGAACTAGAATGGCAACTGGACCATTCATTCTCTTTAGTTGAATCTGCAATCCTCTTTACTTTGCTGTAGCAATATTAACTGAGAGTTTTCTATGTGCCCAGTATTGTCCACTGTCCTAGAGCTGGAAATAAAACCAGATGTCATGTCCTCCCTTGGAAAAGCTAGTTAAGGGCCTGGGAGAAGATAGGAAGCAGCTgtacaccagactttcatgccctagGCGTCTCATGTTCAGTCCTCAGCCAGCACAGGACAGAACTGAGCCGGGCTCTGtgtttttcctctcctcccctccctctgtgtCAGAAATACACAAAATtctaaagaaaggaggaaagggaggaagaaagaaaaacgaaTTTATCTCAAACCAATAATGGAATCACAAGGGTGCATGAGCTCTATAATATTTTAAGTTAGAAAATGGAAGTGGAGCTATTacctttttacattttgtttttttctatattctttctttttaaataaaaaaatatttatttactggataaagaaagccagaaatcaagagggaaggggaagatgaatagggagagagacagagagacacctgcagccctgcttcaccactcgcaaagctttcccctgcaggcggggacaggggcctcaaacctgggtccttgctcaaccaggtgcgccaccacccagccctcctttcttttcttactggatgataagacagagggaaattgagaagatagggtagggaaaggaagagagaagtaaagatagacacctgcagaccttcttcagcaccccggaagctttcctcctacaagtagggagctggggctaaacctggatccttgcacatggtaatgtgtgcgtttaacctggtccCCCTTTTTACATATTCTAGTCATTATTTTTtagagaattattattattatttttaaatttatttattgggggattaatgttttacagtcgacagtaagtacaatagtttgtacatgcatttctaataattctAAAGAGCCACCCTACCCTTTGAAGGGAAGCAAAGGGTGTTTGTaggtttctttattatttataaaaaggaaacactgacaaaatcataggataagaggagtacaactctacacaattcccaccaccagaactccgtatcccatcccctcccctgatagcttccctattctttatccctctaggaggatggacccagggtcattgtgggatgcagaaggtggaaggtctggcttctgtaactgcttccccgctgaagtgtttgtagtttttatcattagtgattcagtaatgattaacaagactgtaagatatcagggatacaattccatacagtcccccctaccagaattccatgtcccatcccttcattggaaacttccctattctttatagttttatgttaatgagtctttattgtttttttttaaatagtgatttacaaaattacaagataacaggggtatagttctaccCAGTTCCCAcagaccagagctctgtgtccccactccctccagtggaaactgcagtggttctcccaaggtcatggatatgggtcagctattatttctataactatctatgtttatatatatttgcccttttttttttcctttggcccCTGACTTCTTTTCCTatttacacctattgctacttc
The DNA window shown above is from Erinaceus europaeus chromosome 2, mEriEur2.1, whole genome shotgun sequence and carries:
- the LOC103120761 gene encoding nuclear transport factor 2-like, which gives rise to MGDKPIWEQIGSSFIQHYYQLFDNDRTQLGAIYIDASCLTWEGQQFQGKAAIVEKLSSLPFQKIQHSITAQDHQPTPDSCIISMVVGQLKADEDPIMGFHQMFLLKNINDAWVCTNDMFRLALHNFGTHAVSSSLQFLIIFTLLQMVQISYTNKQSLNGGSGRSALLLLRCCA